Below is a window of Methanocaldococcus jannaschii DSM 2661 DNA.
TTTATACTAACGATTTTAACTACTGGATTGGTATTTAAAGAGAAGTATTATAAAGCATCTGCAGTTATTGGGTTAATTCTATTGTTGTATTTTTTATTCGTGTTTTTACAGCATATAACTCATTTGGAAGCAATTTTATACGTTGGAATCTTAGTTGGAATATTTTATTATTTAGTTAAATTTTTAGATAAAACCTTAAAATTAAATATCATACAGTCAAAGATTGATGATTATGTTGTGATTGGGCAGTTGATTGATGCTTCTGCAACAACTATTGGAATAGGAGTTTATGGTTATTGGGAACAACATCCAATTCCAAGATTTTTGATGGAAACTTTTGGAGTTTATGCCTTTATTCCTTTTAAGCTCTTAATAATTTTATTAGCTTTATATATTTTAAATAAAGAAGTTGAGGATGAAAATATAAAGAATATTATAAAACTCTGCATAATGGCTCTTGGATTGGCTCCAGGACTTAGAGACTTGTTTAGGACAGTTATGGGTGTATAACGTATTATTCAAATTTCCTTAAAATACTGTGCTAATGTTTATATTAAAAAATACTGTCTGTGGTGTATATTGACACAACCACAACTTATATATAGAGAAGCAATAAAAGATTCAGTATTTGAAGTTAGTATTTTATTTTTATGGTGATTAAATTGGAATTTGAATTTTTGTTATTGTTACCTTTACTAATTATTGTTGGATTTATAGTGGGGATTTTAGGCAGTTTGTTTGGTATTGGTGGGGGATTTTTAGTAGCTCCAATTTTAACATTTATTTTTGATTATTTTGGCATTCCAGATGGAGTAAAATTTGCTGTAGGAACATCTTTGTTTGTAGTTTTTATAAATTCGATAATTTCAATCTTTAGGCATGCAAAAATTAAAAATATAAATTGGAAGGCATCAATAACAATTGGGATTATTAGCTTGGTTTTTTCTTATTTTAGTGGGTTTTTAGTTGTTAATTTTATTGATTCAGCTATATTGAAAAAGTTATTTGGAATTTTTTTAATAGCAAATGCAATTTATATGGCTAAATCTCATCATATTGATAAAATCTCAGATAGAGAAGATAAATTGGAACCTTTTATTCTCTGTGGAGTTATTACTGGGTTTCTATCTGGATTATTTGGCATTGGTGGAGGAATAGTTATAATTCCAATCTTAGCAATGGCAAAATATCCCGTAAAAAGAGCTGTCGCAATTTCAGTAGGTGTTATCCCATTAACTTCAATTGGTGGGCTCATATCATATTTAACAGCTAATACAGAGGGCTATATCTACAATATCGGGTATGTTTCAATTCCAATAGCTTTAATTATGGCTATTCCAATAATCTACTCATCAAAATTGGGGATAAAAATAAATCAAAAGATTTCTCCAAAGCATTTAAGGATTATGCTCAGTTCTATATTGGGAGTGATGGGATTATTTATGCTTCTTTAATAGGACTTTCGCAGTTTATATATTTTATTAAGGTAATTTGATGCCCAAAGGCATCTTCATTTAAATAAAACATTTATCCCTGCGAAAGTCCTATTTAACCTCTTTAACACTCTTTTCAATAAACTCTAAAACCTTATCAAACCCTTCCATTGTTTTTAAACTTAATAAAACAACTTCTGCATCTGGATTTATTCTTTTAGCATCATTCTCCATCTTTTTTATGTCAGCTCCAACGGCATCTGCTAAATCAATCTTATTGATAACTATTAAATCCGCTGTTTTCATAATGCCAGGGTGTTTTTCTATCGTATCATCCCCTTCAGTTGTTGAAATCACAACAATCCTTTTATGAGTCCCTAAATCAAAATCAGCTGGGCAGATTAAATTTCCAACGTTCTCTATAAACAGTAAATCAATTTCATCTAAGTTTAAATCCTCCAAGGCATGCCCTACTAAGTGAGCATCTAAATGGCATTCTTTACCCGTATTTAAAGGCACTACCTTAGCCCCATGCTTCTCCATTCTCTCAGCATCAAACTTTGCTATAACATCTCCAGCAATGCAGGCTATTTTATACTTATCTTTTAAATTATCAATCAACTTTTCAATTAGTAGGGTTTTTCCACTACCAATAGCTCCCATGAAGTCAAATGCAACAACACCATGTTTATTTAAGAGCTTTCTGTTTTTATCAGCCAATCTTTTATTTGCTTTTAATATATCTTTGGCAATGTCTAAAACTCCTACTAAGTGCATATTTCATCACCAATTTATTCTTCATCCTCTATTTCATCTTCATCTTCTTCAATCTCTATCTCTTCATAATTGGGATTCATCTTCTCATATAACTCATCAACATCACTCTTTTTCTTCCATAACTCAAATCTTGCCCTTTTAATCTTCTGTCTTTCCCTCTCTAAGAATTTATATGTCTTTGCATGGGATGCTCCTCTTAAGAGCATCTCAACAGCCTCTTTAGCTATCTGAACTGGCTCATGCTCTCCAACTATTGCTACAGTGTTTCCATAAACAGAGACGTTAGCTCCAGTTAAGCTCTCTATGTATCTTCTTGACTTTCCTTCTTTACCAATAACTCTTCCTTTCAATCTCCTTATGCTGTTATCAGAACTTGCATAGTCCTCAATATCTATAACTTCCAAAACATACTCATCACTAACCAATTTTAGAGCAATTTCTGGATTAAATCCCCTACCAATAGCTCTAACTATATCCCTTGCCTTCCAAACAGCTAAGGGGTCTTTCTGCTTATCTGTTCCATAGATGGTTACTGTTCCATCGGCATCAATCTCCAACTTAACTCCAAGCTCTTTTTCAATGGTTTTTTTAACATTTCCCTTTTTTCCTATTAAAACTCCTACTCTATCCTTTGGAATCTTTAAAATCTCAATGCTCTTATCTTGTCCAATATTTCCAAAAACCATAATTATCACCATATAAAAACCATATAAAATAAAAATTAGAAATAAGAATTCTAATTTACAATTGCTTAATCATCGCTTCATCAATTGGGTCTATCTCTTTTCCAGTTATATATTTGTATAAATCTTTGTAATTGCAATCAACCCTTTTCCTTCTAAAGAAATTGCATATATTTATGCAATCTCTAATAAGTAAGGGATGAGCTAAAGGATGTTGGGTTATAACGCTCTGAGAAAAATCAATAAATACTGGCTCATCATCTTTAACCAATATGTTGTATTCACTCAAATCTCCATGAACTAACTCTCCTTCTTCATAAAGCTTTTTCATACTCTCTTTTATAATTTTAAAATATTTCTCCCAATCTAAATCTTGCATATCTTTAAGTTTTGGAGCTGGAATTCCTCTATAACCAACAAAATCCATAACTAAGACATTTTCTCTTCTTAATCTTGCCTTTGGGGCATTTATAATTTCAGAAGCCCTTCTTAGATTTCTAAATTCCTTCTCAACCCATGCATGAATAATTTGCCTTCTACTACTCTTCCTTAAATGAAATCTTGGGTCTCCTTGGATATATTTACTCATAGTTTTAAAATCACAAGTGGCTACCCTATAAACCTTAACTGCTCTGTAAAACTTTCCCTTTCGTGCTTTAAATACTACTGCCTCTTTTCCAGAATTAACTATCCCTATATATTCAGTTAAATGCTTTCCAGCTAATAGACTAAATAAAGTCATTAAGGTTCTTTTATCAAAAACTTCGTTAGCGGTCTTTAAATCTTCTAAAAACTTCCTCTCTTTCTCTAAAATTTCTTTTTGATATTCTCTATCCAATTGAAACTCTTCTTTTTCACTAAGCAATTTATTTAACTCATAGAGTTCATCATCAATATTTTTAGCTATAGGCATCACCTTATAACAACTCACCTAAATAACCTTTTCTTTCCATAGGGGGCTTCGCCCCCTATTGGCACAGAACTTTCACAGGAAAGTATCCTTATTGATATGGACGCCTAAAAGGCGTCAAAGTTCCAAACTGAATATTATAAAGCTGTGAAAGTTCTGTGGATATACCCCCAAATTTAATTTACACCTCCGAGCGTAGCAAGGAGGTGTTAGCTTTGATGAAACCGAAGCGTAGCTTCGGGCTATGAAAACTCTTTAAGAGTTTTCATGTAACTTTCTTAAAGTTTCATAGTAACTCATCTAAATAACCTTTTCTTTTAAGCCATTCAACTTGTGTTTTTGTGTATCTCCAAATGATATCACACTTCTGGTCTCCTTGAACTTCCCATGGTTTTACAATAACTACATCTCCTTCTCTAACCCAAATTCTATTCTTTAATCTGCCAGGGATTCTTCCCAATCTTGTTTTTCCGTCTAAGCATCTAACTCTAACCCTACTTGCTCCCAACATCTGCTCTATAATCCCCAAAATCTCATTCTCTTCTTTTCTTGGAATTCTTACTCTAATTTGCTGTTCTTGTTGCTGTTCAGCCATTTTATCACCTTTTTTTTATTTTTAATATTTTTATTTTGTGTTTGTTGATATTAATAGTTTTGTTATCCTATCAAAATTTCAAAATTGAGTGTTTTAATAGGTCTTACGCAGTAATAAATCTTTTCTATTGAATATTGGTGCCTTTGGTATCTAAATTCCAAATGTCCAATATAAAGTGCTTAAGTCCTATTTAATAAACCTTAGATTTTTGTGTCTATGGGTTTGTAATATCTACTTTATATACTCTCACTATATATATGTGTTGATTGACAATAAAATTTAGTGTTATTTAAATTTCTTCAATATTAAAGGTGGATAGGATGATAAGTAGAGAGGAGGCAATTAATTTCCTTAACTCAACGTCTTCTAAGGATATATTAGATAAATTAGCTCAAATCAATAATACATTTAAGAGAGAATATATAACTTACTCAAAAAACGTCTTTATACCTTTATCAAAGTGGTGCAGAAATAAGTGCGGATACTGCATCTTTAGAGAAGATAAGCCAAGTTTAATGAAGCCGAATGAAGTTAAAGAGATTTTATTAAAGGGAGATAGATTAGGATGTAGAGAGGCGTTATTTACATTTGGGGAACACGTAGATGAAAATAAAGAGATTAAAGAACAATTAAAATCAATGGGTTATGATAATATATTAGAATATCTCTACGATTTAGAGGAATGGACATTGAATAACACTTCTCTCCTTCCACATACAAATTGTGGAATCTTAAATTATGATGAGTTAAAGATGCTTAAAGATGTCAATGCATCTATGGGTTTGATGTTGGAAAATGCTTCAGAGAGGTTAATGAATACAATTGCCCACAAACACAGCCCTGGAAAGCATCCAAAGTTAAGGATAGAGATGATTGAAAATGCTGGAAAGTTAAAGATTCCATTCACAACTGGTTTATTAATTGGTATTGGAGAGACAAATGAGGAAATTGTTGATTCACTATTTAAAATAAAAGAAATTCATGAAAAGTATGGGCATATACAGGAAGTTATAATCCAAAACTTTAGAGCTAAGAAAGGCATTCCAATGGAGAATTTTAAAGAGCCATCACCAATAAAGATGTTAAAGGTTATTATTTTAGCAAAGTTGATTTTAGATGATATTTCAATCCAAATTCCTCCAAATTTAAATAGAGAGACGGGGCAGTTGTTTTTATTGGCAGGGGTTGATGATTGGGGAGGAGTTTCTCCACTAACAAGGGACTACGTTAATCCAGAGGCAGAGTGGCCAGAAATAAAGGAGTTGAGGGAATGGACTGAGGAGTTAGGGTTAAAGTTAAAGATGAGATTGCCAGTTTATGATAAATACATAAGTGAAGAGTGGTTAAGTGAAAAAGTTTATAATAAGATTATTGAGATGGGATGGTTAAAGGAATAGCGTCCTCTATTATTGATATCTGCTTTTTTAAGATATTCTCATATCTATTTTTTAATATTTGTAGGGCCTTATAGGCAGATTTTCCATCTAAATATACAACTTCCTCTTTTCCCCTTTCCATATACTTAACATAAGCTATGTTCTCATCAAAACTTATTGTTAAAGATATGAACTTATTTGAACTTAAAATATCCTTTAACATTTCTTCATAAACGTTATTTCCACAGAATAGATTTAATTTGGCTATTTCTTTTATATCTTTATCTTCAATAAGCTGTTTTATTTTTTCATATTCACAGATGATTATTTCTAAGTTATCTACCAATTCCTTAAAGCTCTCAGCCCTTTCAATTAAACAAACAAATCTGATTTCAATTTTTCCTTTTCCTTTCCATCTCCATTCTCTATTTTTCCATTCATTGATTTTTTGTTTAATTTCTTTAATATTGAGATTCATAAATATTCACCAATTTTTAATCTATAACAAAATATTTATTTGATGATTAACTAATTTATCCTCAAATGCGGGAAAATATAAATCTGATGCTACACAAACATAACTGCTATAAAAAATATTTGGTGACATCATGATTAAAATATTGGTAGATAACACTGCCTATAAAAAATTTTTTGCTCAACATGGATTTTCAGCTTTGATAGAAATAAATAATAAGAGAATTTTATTTGATGCTGGACAAAACTCAATAACTTTGAGAGAGAATTTGAGATTATTTAATGAAAAAGAAGGATTTGATTATATTGTCTTATCTCATGGACATTACGACCACTGCGATGGTTTAAAATATGTTATAGAGAACGATTTAATCAATGGGAAAGTTATAGCTCACAAAGATGCATTCTTAGACAAATACGCTGGCAATAGATACATAGGGATTGACGAAGAAATAAAAGAATATTTGTTAAAAAAAGCTGATTTAGAGATTATTGAAGAGCCGTATAAAATAGATAAAGATATTATTGTCTCTGGATATGTTCCAAGAGAATATGAATATGAGATGGAAGAGTTTCAGTGTATTAAAGATGGAAAGAGAGTAAAAGATGAGGTAAATGATGACATGTTCTTAATAGCTAAAGGAATTTTAATTACTGGCTGTTCTCATAGTGGAATTATAAATGTAGTTGAATATGGGAAAAAATTAAGTGAAATTAAAGGAGTTTTGGGAGGTTTTCATTTAGTAGGGGTTTCAGATAACTATTTAAATAGGATTGTTGATTATTTCAAATCTCAAGATTTTTGGATTATGCCTATGCACTGCACTGGATTCAAAGCTTTAACAAAATTATCTCAATTAAATAACTTTGTTTATGGGCATGTGGGGAAGATAATTGGGATTTAGGGGCTGATTATGAGAGAGGTAGAAAAGCCATTGATTTTGAGTATTGTTGGAAATATATTGTTGG
It encodes the following:
- a CDS encoding sulfite exporter TauE/SafE family protein, with protein sequence MIKLEFEFLLLLPLLIIVGFIVGILGSLFGIGGGFLVAPILTFIFDYFGIPDGVKFAVGTSLFVVFINSIISIFRHAKIKNINWKASITIGIISLVFSYFSGFLVVNFIDSAILKKLFGIFLIANAIYMAKSHHIDKISDREDKLEPFILCGVITGFLSGLFGIGGGIVIIPILAMAKYPVKRAVAISVGVIPLTSIGGLISYLTANTEGYIYNIGYVSIPIALIMAIPIIYSSKLGIKINQKISPKHLRIMLSSILGVMGLFMLL
- the cofG gene encoding 7,8-didemethyl-8-hydroxy-5-deazariboflavin synthase subunit CofG, with the protein product MISREEAINFLNSTSSKDILDKLAQINNTFKREYITYSKNVFIPLSKWCRNKCGYCIFREDKPSLMKPNEVKEILLKGDRLGCREALFTFGEHVDENKEIKEQLKSMGYDNILEYLYDLEEWTLNNTSLLPHTNCGILNYDELKMLKDVNASMGLMLENASERLMNTIAHKHSPGKHPKLRIEMIENAGKLKIPFTTGLLIGIGETNEEIVDSLFKIKEIHEKYGHIQEVIIQNFRAKKGIPMENFKEPSPIKMLKVIILAKLILDDISIQIPPNLNRETGQLFLLAGVDDWGGVSPLTRDYVNPEAEWPEIKELREWTEELGLKLKMRLPVYDKYISEEWLSEKVYNKIIEMGWLKE
- the eif1A gene encoding translation initiation factor eIF-1A, whose translation is MAEQQQEQQIRVRIPRKEENEILGIIEQMLGASRVRVRCLDGKTRLGRIPGRLKNRIWVREGDVVIVKPWEVQGDQKCDIIWRYTKTQVEWLKRKGYLDELL
- a CDS encoding KH domain-containing protein — encoded protein: MVFGNIGQDKSIEILKIPKDRVGVLIGKKGNVKKTIEKELGVKLEIDADGTVTIYGTDKQKDPLAVWKARDIVRAIGRGFNPEIALKLVSDEYVLEVIDIEDYASSDNSIRRLKGRVIGKEGKSRRYIESLTGANVSVYGNTVAIVGEHEPVQIAKEAVEMLLRGASHAKTYKFLERERQKIKRARFELWKKKSDVDELYEKMNPNYEEIEIEEDEDEIEDEE
- a CDS encoding serine protein kinase RIO produces the protein MPIAKNIDDELYELNKLLSEKEEFQLDREYQKEILEKERKFLEDLKTANEVFDKRTLMTLFSLLAGKHLTEYIGIVNSGKEAVVFKARKGKFYRAVKVYRVATCDFKTMSKYIQGDPRFHLRKSSRRQIIHAWVEKEFRNLRRASEIINAPKARLRRENVLVMDFVGYRGIPAPKLKDMQDLDWEKYFKIIKESMKKLYEEGELVHGDLSEYNILVKDDEPVFIDFSQSVITQHPLAHPLLIRDCINICNFFRRKRVDCNYKDLYKYITGKEIDPIDEAMIKQL
- the hypB gene encoding hydrogenase nickel incorporation protein HypB translates to MHLVGVLDIAKDILKANKRLADKNRKLLNKHGVVAFDFMGAIGSGKTLLIEKLIDNLKDKYKIACIAGDVIAKFDAERMEKHGAKVVPLNTGKECHLDAHLVGHALEDLNLDEIDLLFIENVGNLICPADFDLGTHKRIVVISTTEGDDTIEKHPGIMKTADLIVINKIDLADAVGADIKKMENDAKRINPDAEVVLLSLKTMEGFDKVLEFIEKSVKEVK
- a CDS encoding DUF63 family protein — its product is MIQEIKNFIYKYYIEPAEKGTGYNIVQEITYGIILALALYLFYKALRKLNINIDEKFAIPGIVFTVLIALMRALVDCGYIERSFLTITPGIVFLIGGFFILTILTTGLVFKEKYYKASAVIGLILLLYFLFVFLQHITHLEAILYVGILVGIFYYLVKFLDKTLKLNIIQSKIDDYVVIGQLIDASATTIGIGVYGYWEQHPIPRFLMETFGVYAFIPFKLLIILLALYILNKEVEDENIKNIIKLCIMALGLAPGLRDLFRTVMGV
- a CDS encoding MBL fold metallo-hydrolase — protein: MIKILVDNTAYKKFFAQHGFSALIEINNKRILFDAGQNSITLRENLRLFNEKEGFDYIVLSHGHYDHCDGLKYVIENDLINGKVIAHKDAFLDKYAGNRYIGIDEEIKEYLLKKADLEIIEEPYKIDKDIIVSGYVPREYEYEMEEFQCIKDGKRVKDEVNDDMFLIAKGILITGCSHSGIINVVEYGKKLSEIKGVLGGFHLVGVSDNYLNRIVDYFKSQDFWIMPMHCTGFKALTKLSQLNNFVYGHVGKIIGI